In Amia ocellicauda isolate fAmiCal2 chromosome 16, fAmiCal2.hap1, whole genome shotgun sequence, the following proteins share a genomic window:
- the LOC136711778 gene encoding uncharacterized protein LOC136711778, whose translation MNQLYSCLQTEIASFESHVQQCKDVFDLDTLQNVLLELTQDYQGEIQSLDMLRQLAEAPHITDHVTVNISINNESSDFHDYISWLFSFMDHLCSMKETFDDKVVIPLCENLYVNEEEETIDGSSDLSSSLSWTKPVTNEQRVSSHDSITEVANELFILRRRWALLLTSGLIRSENFSPQSAPKAAREALPFARVLWLVPDIFYKSLLAAKLASRWVDLHQRRYSHRQWPIHSFSEAAVRTSSKNLDSEETEHLNIPPGLLRIESRESQGERVGEIREKLRDGRMELMALGWRDERAKALKQRVLEVSSRVQNLQMLLEEKRKEMDRLKDQVAGEARDMNEAEELNQMLEESQNLERHLKLEEYHQKILQGDLMLELEIRPAIIRQINMIQDQSKDHEEMLKVIEDSMNRQETLHDLSMLTPDTLSIISNSSSLFSLK comes from the exons ATGAATCAACTTTACTCCTgtctccagacagaaatagcCTCCTTTGAGAGTCATGTACAGCAATGTAAAGATGTCTTTGATCTGGATACGTTACAGAATGTTCTGCTTGAGCTTACACAGGATTACCAGGGAGAAATTCAGAGCCTCGACATGCTGCGGCAACTCGCTGAGGCACCACATATCACAGACCACGTGACTGTGAACATCTCCATCAACAATGAGAGTTCAGACTTCCATGACTATATCTCCTGGCTCTTCTCCTTTATGGACCATCTTTGCTCAATGAAAGAGACCTTCGATGACAAAGTGGTCATCCCTCTTTGCGAGAACCTTTATGTCAATGAGGAGGAAGAAACGATAGATGGCTCCTCAGATCTGTCTTCTTCTCTATCTTGGACAAAACCAGTAACAAATGAACAAAGGGTGTCATCCCACGACTCTATTACTGAGGTGGCTAATGAACTTTTTATCCTTCGACGGAGGTGGGCTCTGCTACTCACTAGTGGACTAATTAGatcggaaaactttagccctcAAAGTGCACCCAAGGCAGCAAGGGAGGCGCTGCCCTTTGCGAGGGTCCTCTGGTTGGTCCCAGATATCTTCTACAAAAGCCTTCTAGCTGCTAAGTTAGCCTCTCGGTGGGTGGATCTGCACCAAAGGAGATATAGTCATAGGCAATGGCCGATACACTCCTTCAGTGAAGCAGCAGTGAGGACTTCCTCCAAAAATCTAGACTCAGAGGAGACCGAACACTTAAATATACCACCAGGACTTCTAAGAATAGAGAGCAGGGAGAGTCAAGGTGAAAGAGTAGGTGAGATCAGAGAAAAACTTCGAGATGGCAGAATGGAGCTCATGGCGCTGGGGTGGCGGGATGAGAGAGCGAAAGCCCTGAAGCAGAGGGTTTTGGAGGTCTCCAGCAGAGTGCAGAACTTACAGATGCTTCTAGAAGAGAAGAGGAAGGAGATGGACCGCCTGAAGGACCAGGTAGCTGGGGAAGCACGAGATATGAATGAAGCAGAGGAGCTAAACCAGATGTTAGAAGAAAGCCAGAATCTGGAAAGGCATCTGAAGCTGGAAGAGTACCATCAAAAGATACTGCAAGGAGATTTGATGCTCGAGCTGGAAATTCGTCCAGCCATAATCCGACAAATTAACATG ATCCAGGACCAGTCCAAGGACCATGAGGAAATGTTGAAGGTTATAGAAGACTCAATGAACAGACAAGAGACACTGCATGACTTAAGCATGCTCACTCCAGATACCCTCTCCATTATTTCCAACTCATCCAGCTTGTTCTCCCTGAAGTAG